The segment ATGTCAATGTGGAAAAAGTTCCTCAAGACAAGGCGGTAGTTGTAACAGGACTTAAAAAAAGGGTTATATCTGGTGGAGGAGGAATTGTAATTCCTATTCTAGAGAGGACAGATAAAATATCTTTAGAAAATATGAAAATTGAAGTTAAGATAGGCAATGCCCTTACGGAACAAGGTGTTGGAATAAATGCTGATGGAGTTGCTGTTATTAAAGTTAAATCTGATGTGGAATCAGTACTTGCAGCTGTTGAACAATTTAATACTGGAAATGAGCAAAGAACAATAGCTATTATTAAGGATACATCAAAGGATGTACTTGAAGGAAAATTAAGAGAAATTGTTTCAAAAATGACAGTAGAAGAGATATATAAGGATAGAGAGATGTTTGCATCAAGAGTACAAGAGGTAGCTGCAATTGATTTAGATCAAATGGGTCTTGAGATAAAAGCATTTACCATAAGAGATATAGCTGATGAAAATGGATATTTAAAGGCTTTGGGAAAAGGAAGGATAGCTGAGGTAAAAAGGGATGCTGAAATAGCAGAAGCTGAAGCTGAAAAGGAAACTAAAATAAAGACATCAGAAGCTTATAGACAAGGTGAGGCTGCTAAACTTGTAGCAGAAACCTTAGTTTCAGAATCTTTAAAAGATAAGGAATTAAAAGTGCAATCCTACAGAAAAGAACAGGAAACAGCCAAAGCAGTGGCTGATTTAGCCTATGAAATAGAGGCAAATAAAGTTAAAAAAGAAGTTACTGAAACAGAAATGATGGTTCAAATTACAAAGAAAGAGAAAGAAATAAAACTTGCAGAGCAGGAATCCTTAAGAAAAGAAAGAGAATTAGAGGCTACTGTAAAAAAAGAATCAGAAGCTGAAAAGTATCAGTCAATACAAGAAGCGCAGGCAAAGGCAGAGAGTATAAAGCTTGAAGGACAGGCAAGAGCTGAGGCTATGAAGCTTGAAGGTATGGCAAAGGTTGAAATTATAAGAGAAACAGGTAAAGCTGAAGCTGAGGCTATGCTTAAAAAAGCTGAAGCTTTCAAACAATACAATGATGCTGCAGTAGTTCAAATGATAATAGAAAAACTTCCAGATTTAGCTAAGAATATTTCAGAACCCCTTTCTAAGACAGAAAAGATAGTAATAATAGATAGCGGAAAAGGAGAGGGGCAAGGAGCTTCTAAGGTTACTGATTATGTTACTAGCATAATGACGAAATTACCTGAGACAGTTAAGGCTACAACAGGAATAGATCTTGTTGATAAGCTTAAAAGTCTGGGAAATAAAAAAGAGGAGTCTAATTTAATAAGTGAAAAAATAGAGGATAAAAGTAAAGAGTTAGCATAAGTAATAAGGGAAGATCGAACTTTTGAAATAGTAAAGCTTAGAACTTCCCTTTGTTTTCAGGTTTAATTTAAAATTGAAAGTAATAACCTTGATATTTAAATTGCTGTTATCTATAATAAAAATATGTAGTTTAAAGCTATATTTAAGTAAATCAGCTTTTTAAGCAAACTAACACTTTTTTTAAAAGTGGGATTTTGGTTTTCTAGTTGAATTTAAAAGTTAATGGGAGTGGTAATATGAATATATATAAAAGTGCATTGGATCTTGTAGGAAATACTCCTTTGTTAGAGCTTTCTAATTTAAAGGACAAATATAAATTGAACTGTAGCTTACTTGGCAAGGTAGAGTATTTTAATCCAGGTGGAAGTGTAAAGGATAGAGTTGCTTTATCTATGATTGAAGATGCTGAAAATAAAGGCTTAATAAAAAAGGGTGATACTATAATTGAGCCAACAAGTGGCAATACGGGAATAGGACTTGCTTTTGTTTCGGCAATTAAAGGTTATAAATTAATACTTACTATGCCAGAGTCTATGAGTATAGAAAGAAGAAAATTACTTAAAGCTTACGGGGCAACTCTTGTTTTAACGGAAGCTAGAAAGGGAATGAGAGGTGCTATTGAAAAAGCTGAAGAGTTAAAAAGTAATATAGAGAATTCTTTTATACCCCAACAGTTTGGAAATTTGGCCAATCCTAAAGCACATATAAAAACCACTGGGGAAGAAATATGGAGAGATACAGAGGGAAAAGTAGATATATTTGTAGCTTGTGTAGGTACTGGAGGTACAATAACAGGTGTAGGCAAAGCTCTAAAAGAAAAAAATCCAAGTGTAAAAATTGTAGCTATAGAACCTAGTAAATCTGCTGTTTTGTCTGGAGAAAAACCAGGAAGTCATAATATTCAAGGAATAGGAGCTGGTTTTGTACCAGATATATTAGATACAAATATTATTGATGAGGTTATAAAGGTAAGTGATGAGGATGCTTTTAAAATTACAAAAGAACTTCCTTTACTAGATGGTATTTTAGTTGGAATATCTTCTGGAGCTGCTTTATATGGAGCAATTGAACTTGGAAATAGAGAAGAAAATAAAGGCAAAAATATTGTAGTTTTATTACCGGATACTGGGGAAAGATACTTATCTACGCCAATATTTGATTAAATCTCCTAGGACTTTTATATATTGTTTTGTAAGTTATCTTTGTGTTAAAATCATAAGGTGTGATTTATAAAATATATGAAAAATTATTATAAAGTTAGTAACATAAATAATATACACTAGAGGAGATAAAAGATGAGATTAAGGAAAAAATGGTGGGCTAGACCAGAACTAGAAAAAAGCACTGCTTTTATATCAGAAGCTAAAAGTATGAAAGGTAAATGGCAGGAAGAATTCAAAAATAGCAATGATATTTATTTGGAATTAGGTTGTGGCCGCGGTGGCTTTGTATCTAAGGCAGCGTTAAAGTATCCTGATAAGAATTTTGTGGCAGTTGATCTTAAAGATGAAGTTTTAATCTATGTTCTTAAAAAAATTCAAGAGGAAGAACTAGAAAACATAAGAATTACTGCAATGAATATAATGGGTATATCTGAAGTTTTTGATAAGGGAGAAGTAAAGAGGATTTACATTAATTTTTGTAATCCTTGGCCAAAAGATAGACATAAAAAAAGAAGGCTTACTCATACCAAATTTTTAAGTTATTACAAAGAATTCATAGAAAAAGGCACTGAGATATGGTTTAAAACCGATGATGATGAGCTTTTTGAAGAATCATTGGACTACTTTAGAGAAAGTGGCTTTGCTTTAAAATATTTAACTAGGGATTTACAAAGTGAGGACTTTAAAGAAAATATAGTTACAGAATATGAAGCTAAATTTAAAGCGGAGGGAGTTAAAATTAAGTTTCTAGTAGCAGAGCTTATAGAGCCTAAAGAATAAAATACATATATATTATTGAAATGGATAAAATACATATAAACATAATGAAAAGAGGGGTTATATGTATAATATAGTTGAAGTTATGAAAGATAATAAAGGTGAAATTGTCTCTTACAAATTAGATAGTGGAACTGTGCTAGATAAAAGTCAGGCAGTTTGTATGGCAAAAGAAGGTAAGATAGCAGGAGTTACAGTTTCTGTTTCTAAGTATGGAGAGGAGTACCTAAAAAGTATTCCAGATGGAGATAAGAAAAACAATTTAGATAATATGACCGAAATGTAAAAAAATGCACCAAAAGGTGCATTTTTTTACTTTACTTTACTAAAAATAAAATAATATGGTACTATAAATATGTTGTTGTATTAAAAAATAGTTTAAAATGACCTAGAATATGGGGGGATATTGTATGAAAATATTAGAAAAAACCCTTAATAGTATTGAGCCTTTAAGTGATGAAGCAATGAAAATAGCTTGGAATAGAATTGACAACTTAACTAAACCTATAGGGAGTTTAGGAAGGTTAGAAGAGATAGCGGCAAAAATTGCTGGTATTACAGGAAAAGTATTTCCAGTTATAAAAAATAAAAATATAATAATAATGTGTTCAGACAATGGAGTAGTTGAAGAAAATGTAACTAATAATTCACAAAAAATAACTCAGATAGTTACAAATAATTTTACAAAGGACATAACAGGGGTAAGTGCTCTTTGTAAGTTTACCGGTTCCACTATGACTGTTGTAGATATTGGAGTTAATTACGATTTTAGTAATTCACTTATTATAAATAGAAAAATATCTTATGGTACTAAAAATATAGTAAAAGGACCTGCAATGGATAGAGAACAAGCAATAAAAGCAATAGAAATAGGAATTGAAATTGTAGATAAACTAGCAAAAGAAGGGGTAGATATTCTTGGAACTGGAGAAATGGGAGTTGGTAATACTACAACAAGTGCTGCGGTTTTAAGTGTACTTTGTAGTCTTTCCCCTGAAATAAGTTGTGGAAGAGGTTCTGGCATTACAGATGCTCAGCTTAAATGTAAGATAGAGGCTATAGAAAAAGCAATAAAAGTGAATAATCCAAACAAAAATGATGTAATTGATGTTCTATCAAAAGTAGGGGGATACGATATAGCAGGTTTATGTGGATGCTTTTTAGGTGCTTCTAAAAATAGAATTCCAATTGTTATTGATGGATTTATAGCTTCTTCAGCGGCTTTATGTGCATATAAATTAAATCCTTTATGTAAAGATTACATGTTTGCTTCTCATTTATCAGCAGAACCAGCGGCTATACATATGCTTAAAGAAATCAATTTAAAGCCGTTATTAAATCTAAATATGAGATTAGGTGAAGGGTCTGGTTGTCCCTTGGCCTTTAATATAATTGAGGCAGCAATTTTTACAATGGAAAATATGGGAACTTTTGAGACCGCAAAGCTAGATAAAAGAGAATACATAGATATTAGAAAAGATACTAATTAAACTAAGTTTTATATAGGTTGGTGGTATAATGAATATTTATTTTATAAGACATGGTGAGACTTTGGAAAATGAAAAAAGCACCTATTATGGAAATCTAAATGTGGGATTAAATAAAAAAGGAGTAAGTCAAATAACAAAATGGGCTACTTTTTTGAAAATAAAACCATTAACAAGGTTTATATAAGTGATACTAAAAGAGCTAGAGAAACTTCAGCTATTATATTAAAAAAGCAAAGTGATTTAGTTTTTACAGATGTTAGGTTAAATGAGAGAAATTTTGGAGATTTTGAAGGAAAGACTTATGAAGATATTCTGAAATTTTATCCTGAGAAAGCCAAGGATTGGAAAAACGATTGGAAAAATTTTAGGCCACCTAATGGGGAAACTTTCATGGAGATGTACAAAAGAGTTTGTGATTTTATGGAAGATTTAAAAAAAGCGAATTACAATAATGTCTTAATTATTACACATTCTGGAGTAATAAAAGGGGCTCTTTGTTATATTATGGACAATAATCCGGATTTGTTTTGGAAGTTCTCCTGTAAAAATGGAGATAGAATTTTAGTAAAATTAGAATATGATAATTTATTTTTAGATTCTATAACTCATGTAGATTAAAAAAGCTGTTTTAATACAAAAAGAAGAATAAGGAGTGGTTGGTTTATGGACAAGACTGTTTTAGTTACAGGAGGCAGTAGAAGTGGTAAAAGTAGGTTTGCTGAAAATTTACTGAAAGAAACGGATGATGTTTTATATATAGCAACAGCTATAGTTACAGATAAAGAGATGGAAGACAGGATAACAAAGCATAGATTAAATAGAAATAGAAAATGGGAAACT is part of the Haloimpatiens sp. FM7315 genome and harbors:
- the cysK gene encoding cysteine synthase A, whose amino-acid sequence is MNIYKSALDLVGNTPLLELSNLKDKYKLNCSLLGKVEYFNPGGSVKDRVALSMIEDAENKGLIKKGDTIIEPTSGNTGIGLAFVSAIKGYKLILTMPESMSIERRKLLKAYGATLVLTEARKGMRGAIEKAEELKSNIENSFIPQQFGNLANPKAHIKTTGEEIWRDTEGKVDIFVACVGTGGTITGVGKALKEKNPSVKIVAIEPSKSAVLSGEKPGSHNIQGIGAGFVPDILDTNIIDEVIKVSDEDAFKITKELPLLDGILVGISSGAALYGAIELGNREENKGKNIVVLLPDTGERYLSTPIFD
- the trmB gene encoding tRNA (guanosine(46)-N7)-methyltransferase TrmB, encoding MRLRKKWWARPELEKSTAFISEAKSMKGKWQEEFKNSNDIYLELGCGRGGFVSKAALKYPDKNFVAVDLKDEVLIYVLKKIQEEELENIRITAMNIMGISEVFDKGEVKRIYINFCNPWPKDRHKKRRLTHTKFLSYYKEFIEKGTEIWFKTDDDELFEESLDYFRESGFALKYLTRDLQSEDFKENIVTEYEAKFKAEGVKIKFLVAELIEPKE
- a CDS encoding DUF3892 domain-containing protein, coding for MYNIVEVMKDNKGEIVSYKLDSGTVLDKSQAVCMAKEGKIAGVTVSVSKYGEEYLKSIPDGDKKNNLDNMTEM
- the cobT gene encoding nicotinate-nucleotide--dimethylbenzimidazole phosphoribosyltransferase translates to MKILEKTLNSIEPLSDEAMKIAWNRIDNLTKPIGSLGRLEEIAAKIAGITGKVFPVIKNKNIIIMCSDNGVVEENVTNNSQKITQIVTNNFTKDITGVSALCKFTGSTMTVVDIGVNYDFSNSLIINRKISYGTKNIVKGPAMDREQAIKAIEIGIEIVDKLAKEGVDILGTGEMGVGNTTTSAAVLSVLCSLSPEISCGRGSGITDAQLKCKIEAIEKAIKVNNPNKNDVIDVLSKVGGYDIAGLCGCFLGASKNRIPIVIDGFIASSAALCAYKLNPLCKDYMFASHLSAEPAAIHMLKEINLKPLLNLNMRLGEGSGCPLAFNIIEAAIFTMENMGTFETAKLDKREYIDIRKDTN